In Hippoglossus stenolepis isolate QCI-W04-F060 chromosome 13, HSTE1.2, whole genome shotgun sequence, a single genomic region encodes these proteins:
- the fmnl2a gene encoding formin-like protein 2 isoform X13: MGNAGSMDQHADLRGHNMPLKLPVPEPAELEERFAIVLNSMNLPPDKARLLRQYDNEKKWELICDQERFQVKNPPHTYLQKLRSYLDPAVTRKKFRRRVQESTQVLRELEISLRTNHIGWVREFLNEENKGLDVLVEYLSFAQYAVTFDGDCLENNPEATIDKSKPWSRSIEDLHGSSTLPSPITGNGITRGGRHSTIRHLLYCLPVFDSRSPSTLSCPKCSQIKRSNTLPSRRTLKNSRLVCKKDDVHVCIMCLRAIMNYQYGFNMVMSHPHAVNEIALSLNNKNPRTKALVLELLAAVCLVRGGHEIILSAFDNFKEVCVEEQRFEKLMEYFKNEDNNIDFMVACMQFINIVVHSVEDMNFRVHLQFDFTKLCLDDYLDKLKHTESDKLQVQIQAYLDNVFDVGALLEDAETKNAALERVEELEENMSHMTEKLQDMENEAMSKIVELEKQLMQRNKDLESIREVYKDTSSQVHSLRQMLKEKDEAIQRSSNLEKKIHELEKQGTIKIHKKGDGDISILPSPPSGVEGVLGVPGGVIGGTIGAVSPNHVGVAAGTPAPPPPPPPPPLPVNGTLPNGPSLAIPTMAAPPPPPPPPPPPPPPPPLGLGSGPLPPPPPPMAPPLPGCGTPTVIMNSGLAEGPIKLFSVKIKKPIKTKFRMPVFNWVALKPNQINGTVFNEIDDERILEDLNVDEFEEMFKTKAQGPSIDITLSKHKIIQKGPSKVTLLESNRAKNLAITLRKVGKAPEEICKAIQLLDLRTLPVDFVECLMRFQPTENEIKVMRQFEKERKPVETLTDEDRFMMQFCKIERLMQKMTIMAFIGNFSESIQMLTPQLHAVIAASVSIKSSQKLKKILEIILALGNYMNSSKRGAVYGFKLQSLDLLIDTKSTDRKITLLHYIANVVKEKYSQVSLFYNELHYVEKAAAVSLENVLLDVRELQRGMELTRRECSMHGHNTMLKDFITHNENKLKKMQDDAKIAQDAFDEAVKFYGENAKTTPPSVFFPVFVRFVKAYRQAEEDNEHRKRQEQIMMEKLLEQEAMMEEEKKSPSHKNKRQQQDLIQELRKKQVKDSRHVYEGKDGAIEDIITALKKNNITKFPNVYSRVRNSSSSTPVVVDVSRT, encoded by the exons aaTTCGATGAATCTTCCTCCAGACAAAGCACGACTGTTGCGGCAGTATGACAACGAGAAGAAGTGGGAACTCATCTGCGATCAG GAGCGATTCCAGGTGAAAAACCCGCCTCACACGTACCTGCAGAAGCTGAGGAGTTATCTAGACCCAGCAGTCACAAGAAAG AAATTCAGACGGAGGGTTCAGGAGTCCACCCAAGTCCTGAGAGAACTGGAAATTTCATTACGGACCAATCATATAGG GTGGGTGAGAGAATTCCTAAATGAAGAGAACAAAGGGCTGGACGTGCTGGTGGAGTATCTTTCTTTCGCACAGTATGCTGTCAC GTTTGATGGAGACTGTCTGGAGAATAACCCGGAAGCTACGATAGACAAGTCGAAGCCCTGGAGCCGCTCAATAGAAGACCTTCATGGAAGCAGCACGCTGCCGTCTCCCATCACGGGGAACGGCATCACACGTGGCGGGCGACATTCCACCATACG TCATCTCCTCTACTGTCTGCCCGTCTTCGACAGCAG ATCACCAAGCACGCTGAGCTGTCCAAAGTGCTCTCAAATCAAACG CTCGAACACTCTGCCCAGCCGGCGAACGCTGAAAAACTCCAGACTGGTCTGTAAAAAAGACGACGTCCACGTCTGCATCATGTGCCTGCGTGCGATCATGAACTACCAG TATGGCTTCAACATGGTCATGTCACACCCACATGCTGTGAATGAAATTGCACTAAGTCTCAACAATAAAAACCCCAG AACTAAAGCTCTGGTCCTGGAGCTCCTGGCGGCGGTCTGTCTCGTGAGAGGAGGCCACGAAATTATTCTCTCTGCGTTCGACAACTTTAAGGAG GTATGTGTGGAGGAGCAGCGGTTTGAGAAGCTAATGGAGTATTTCAAGAACGAGGACAACAACATTGACTTCAtg GTGGCATGTATGCAGTTCATCAACATTGTCGTGCACTCTGTGGAGGACATGAACTTCAGGGTTCATCTACAGTTCGACTTCACCAAGCTGTGCCTGGACGACTACTTGGAC aaactaaaacacacagagagcgaTAAGCTGCAGGTGCAGATCCAGGCGTACTTGGATAACGTCTTTGATGTGGGAGCCCTCCTGGAGGATGCCGAAACCAAAAACGCCGCCCTGGAGcgggtggaggagctggaggagaataTGTCTCAT atgacagagaagctgcaggacaTGGAGAATGAGGCCATGTCCAAGATCgtggagctggagaagcagcTGATGCAAAGGAACAAGGATCTTGAATCCATCAGG GAAGTCTACAAAGACACCAGCTCGCAGGTTCACTCCCTGCGGCAGATGTTGAAGGAGAAGGACGAGGCCATCCAGCGATCTTCTAACCTGGAGAAGAAGATCCACGAGCTGGAGAAGCAGGGcaccatcaagatccacaagAAGGGAGACGGGGACATCTCCATCCTGCCCTCGCCGCCTTCCGGCGTGGAAGGCGTGCTGGGCGTGCCGGGCGGCGTGATCGGAGGAACAATTGGAGCTGTCAGTCCAAACCATGTAGGCGTTGCAGCGGGCACGCCTGCTccgccaccaccacctcctcctcctccactgccagTGAACGGCACAT TGCCAAACGGACCTTCATTGGCCATTCCGACAATGGCGGCgcctcctccgccgcctcctccaccgcctcctccaccccctcctccacccctagGACTAGGCTCAGGCCCTctgcctcctccgcctcctcccatGGCTCCACCACTGCCCGGCTGTGGGACGCCCACCGTCATCATGAACTCTGGGTTGGCCG AGGGACCCATCAAACTTTTCT CCGTCAAGATCAAGAAACCCATCAAGACAAAGTTCCGCATGCCCGTCTTCAACTGGGTCGCGCTTAAACCGAACCAGATCAACGGCACCGTCTTCAATGAGATCGATGATGAGAGGATACTGGAG GACTTGAACGTGGACGAGTTCGAGGAGATGTTCAAGACGAAAGCCCAGGGCCCGTCCATTGACATCACTTTGAGCAAACACAAGATCATCCAGAAGGGACCCAGCAAGGTGACCCTGCTGGAATCCAACAGGGCAAAGAACCTGGCCATCACGCTGAGGAAAGTGGGGAAGGCGCCCGAGGAGATCTGCAAGGCCATTCAGCT ATTGGACCTTCGCACTCTGCCCGTGGACTTCGTGGAGTGTCTGATGCGCTTCCAGCCCACAGAGAACGAGATCAAAGTCATGCGTCAGTTCGAAAAGGAGCGCAAGCCGGTGGAGACCCTGACGGACGAGGACCGCTTCATGATGCAGTTCTGCAAGATCGAGCGGCTCATGCAGAAGATGACCATCATGGCCTTCATCGGCAACTTCAGCGAGAGCATCCAGATGCTCACGCCG caacTTCACGCAGTCATCGCAGCGTCAGTGTCCATCAAGTCGTCACAGAAGCTGAAGAAAATTCTTGAG ATTATCTTGGCACTTGGAAACTACATGAACAGCAGCAAAAGAGGAGCGGTGTACGGCTTCAAGCTGCAGAGTTTAGACTTG CTAATCGATACCAAGTCGACGGACCGTAAGATAACGTTGTTACACTACATCGCCAATGTGGTGAAAGAGAAGTACTCGCAGGTTTCTCTCTTCTACAACGAACTGCACTACGTGGAGAAggctgcagcag TGTCGCTGGAGAACGTCCTGCTCGATGTGAGGGAGCTGCAGAGGGGCATGGAGTTGACCAGACGGGAGTGCAGCATGCACGGCCACAACACCATGCTCAAAGACTTCATCACACACAATGAGAACAAGCTGAAGAAGATGCAGGACGACGCCAAGATTGCACAG GACGCCTTCGACGAGGCGGTGAAATTCTATGGGGAGAACGCCAAAACCACGCCGCCGTCCGTCTTCTTCCCTGTGTTTGTGCGATTTGTTAAGGCTTACAGG CAAGCGGAAGAGGACAACGAgcacagaaagagacaggagcagATAATGATGGAGAAACTTCTAGAGCAAGAGGCcatgatggaggaagagaagaag TCTCCCTCCCATAAGAAcaagcggcagcagcaggacctGATCCAGGAGCTGAGGAAGAAACAGGTGAAAGACAGCCGCCACGTCTACGAAGGCAAAGATGGAGCCATTGAGGACATCATCACAG CCCTAAAGAAGAATAACATTACTAAATTTCCCAATGTCTACTCGAGGGTAAGGAACTCCTCCAGTAGCACGCCTGTAGTGGTGGATGTGTCCAGAACCTG A
- the fmnl2a gene encoding formin-like protein 2 isoform X12: MHANDWLLLCKLSNTLPSRRTLKNSRLVCKKDDVHVCIMCLRAIMNYQYGFNMVMSHPHAVNEIALSLNNKNPRTKALVLELLAAVCLVRGGHEIILSAFDNFKEVCVEEQRFEKLMEYFKNEDNNIDFMVACMQFINIVVHSVEDMNFRVHLQFDFTKLCLDDYLDKLKHTESDKLQVQIQAYLDNVFDVGALLEDAETKNAALERVEELEENMSHMTEKLQDMENEAMSKIVELEKQLMQRNKDLESIREVYKDTSSQVHSLRQMLKEKDEAIQRSSNLEKKIHELEKQGTIKIHKKGDGDISILPSPPSGVEGVLGVPGGVIGGTIGAVSPNHVGVAAGTPAPPPPPPPPPLPVNGTLPNGPSLAIPTMAAPPPPPPPPPPPPPPPPLGLGSGPLPPPPPPMAPPLPGCGTPTVIMNSGLAEGPIKLFSVKIKKPIKTKFRMPVFNWVALKPNQINGTVFNEIDDERILEDLNVDEFEEMFKTKAQGPSIDITLSKHKIIQKGPSKVTLLESNRAKNLAITLRKVGKAPEEICKAIQLLDLRTLPVDFVECLMRFQPTENEIKVMRQFEKERKPVETLTDEDRFMMQFCKIERLMQKMTIMAFIGNFSESIQMLTPQLHAVIAASVSIKSSQKLKKILEIILALGNYMNSSKRGAVYGFKLQSLDLLIDTKSTDRKITLLHYIANVVKEKYSQVSLFYNELHYVEKAAAVSLENVLLDVRELQRGMELTRRECSMHGHNTMLKDFITHNENKLKKMQDDAKIAQDAFDEAVKFYGENAKTTPPSVFFPVFVRFVKAYRQAEEDNEHRKRQEQIMMEKLLEQEAMMEEEKKSPSHKNKRQQQDLIQELRKKQVKDSRHVYEGKDGAIEDIITDLRNQPYRRADAVRRSVRRRFDDQNLRPVNNNNGEVVI, from the exons ATGCATGCAAATGACTGGCTCCTATTGTGTAAGCT CTCGAACACTCTGCCCAGCCGGCGAACGCTGAAAAACTCCAGACTGGTCTGTAAAAAAGACGACGTCCACGTCTGCATCATGTGCCTGCGTGCGATCATGAACTACCAG TATGGCTTCAACATGGTCATGTCACACCCACATGCTGTGAATGAAATTGCACTAAGTCTCAACAATAAAAACCCCAG AACTAAAGCTCTGGTCCTGGAGCTCCTGGCGGCGGTCTGTCTCGTGAGAGGAGGCCACGAAATTATTCTCTCTGCGTTCGACAACTTTAAGGAG GTATGTGTGGAGGAGCAGCGGTTTGAGAAGCTAATGGAGTATTTCAAGAACGAGGACAACAACATTGACTTCAtg GTGGCATGTATGCAGTTCATCAACATTGTCGTGCACTCTGTGGAGGACATGAACTTCAGGGTTCATCTACAGTTCGACTTCACCAAGCTGTGCCTGGACGACTACTTGGAC aaactaaaacacacagagagcgaTAAGCTGCAGGTGCAGATCCAGGCGTACTTGGATAACGTCTTTGATGTGGGAGCCCTCCTGGAGGATGCCGAAACCAAAAACGCCGCCCTGGAGcgggtggaggagctggaggagaataTGTCTCAT atgacagagaagctgcaggacaTGGAGAATGAGGCCATGTCCAAGATCgtggagctggagaagcagcTGATGCAAAGGAACAAGGATCTTGAATCCATCAGG GAAGTCTACAAAGACACCAGCTCGCAGGTTCACTCCCTGCGGCAGATGTTGAAGGAGAAGGACGAGGCCATCCAGCGATCTTCTAACCTGGAGAAGAAGATCCACGAGCTGGAGAAGCAGGGcaccatcaagatccacaagAAGGGAGACGGGGACATCTCCATCCTGCCCTCGCCGCCTTCCGGCGTGGAAGGCGTGCTGGGCGTGCCGGGCGGCGTGATCGGAGGAACAATTGGAGCTGTCAGTCCAAACCATGTAGGCGTTGCAGCGGGCACGCCTGCTccgccaccaccacctcctcctcctccactgccagTGAACGGCACAT TGCCAAACGGACCTTCATTGGCCATTCCGACAATGGCGGCgcctcctccgccgcctcctccaccgcctcctccaccccctcctccacccctagGACTAGGCTCAGGCCCTctgcctcctccgcctcctcccatGGCTCCACCACTGCCCGGCTGTGGGACGCCCACCGTCATCATGAACTCTGGGTTGGCCG AGGGACCCATCAAACTTTTCT CCGTCAAGATCAAGAAACCCATCAAGACAAAGTTCCGCATGCCCGTCTTCAACTGGGTCGCGCTTAAACCGAACCAGATCAACGGCACCGTCTTCAATGAGATCGATGATGAGAGGATACTGGAG GACTTGAACGTGGACGAGTTCGAGGAGATGTTCAAGACGAAAGCCCAGGGCCCGTCCATTGACATCACTTTGAGCAAACACAAGATCATCCAGAAGGGACCCAGCAAGGTGACCCTGCTGGAATCCAACAGGGCAAAGAACCTGGCCATCACGCTGAGGAAAGTGGGGAAGGCGCCCGAGGAGATCTGCAAGGCCATTCAGCT ATTGGACCTTCGCACTCTGCCCGTGGACTTCGTGGAGTGTCTGATGCGCTTCCAGCCCACAGAGAACGAGATCAAAGTCATGCGTCAGTTCGAAAAGGAGCGCAAGCCGGTGGAGACCCTGACGGACGAGGACCGCTTCATGATGCAGTTCTGCAAGATCGAGCGGCTCATGCAGAAGATGACCATCATGGCCTTCATCGGCAACTTCAGCGAGAGCATCCAGATGCTCACGCCG caacTTCACGCAGTCATCGCAGCGTCAGTGTCCATCAAGTCGTCACAGAAGCTGAAGAAAATTCTTGAG ATTATCTTGGCACTTGGAAACTACATGAACAGCAGCAAAAGAGGAGCGGTGTACGGCTTCAAGCTGCAGAGTTTAGACTTG CTAATCGATACCAAGTCGACGGACCGTAAGATAACGTTGTTACACTACATCGCCAATGTGGTGAAAGAGAAGTACTCGCAGGTTTCTCTCTTCTACAACGAACTGCACTACGTGGAGAAggctgcagcag TGTCGCTGGAGAACGTCCTGCTCGATGTGAGGGAGCTGCAGAGGGGCATGGAGTTGACCAGACGGGAGTGCAGCATGCACGGCCACAACACCATGCTCAAAGACTTCATCACACACAATGAGAACAAGCTGAAGAAGATGCAGGACGACGCCAAGATTGCACAG GACGCCTTCGACGAGGCGGTGAAATTCTATGGGGAGAACGCCAAAACCACGCCGCCGTCCGTCTTCTTCCCTGTGTTTGTGCGATTTGTTAAGGCTTACAGG CAAGCGGAAGAGGACAACGAgcacagaaagagacaggagcagATAATGATGGAGAAACTTCTAGAGCAAGAGGCcatgatggaggaagagaagaag TCTCCCTCCCATAAGAAcaagcggcagcagcaggacctGATCCAGGAGCTGAGGAAGAAACAGGTGAAAGACAGCCGCCACGTCTACGAAGGCAAAGATGGAGCCATTGAGGACATCATCACAG ATTTGAGGAATCAGCCTTACAGGCGAGCGGACGCCGTGCGGAGGAGTGTCAGGAGACGCTTTGACGATCAGAACCTGCGGCCGGTGAACAACAACAACGGCGAGGTGGTCATATGA